A section of the Myxococcus virescens genome encodes:
- the wecB gene encoding non-hydrolyzing UDP-N-acetylglucosamine 2-epimerase, with the protein MKKVIHIVGARPNFMKVAPIYRAIAERTPLEQILVHTGQHYDAKMSDVFFADLGLPAPDVHLGIGSGSHAQQTARMMVELEKVFLAHPPALVSVVGDVNSTIAAALVTSKLGIPLAHVEAGLRSYSPHQPEEINRLVTDRLSDLLLTPSRDADANLLKEGTDPARIHFVGNVMIDSLFASREKADKLPLLKDLGLIPHGYAVCTLHRPSNVDDPKILGGLLSAVAHVATRLPVIFPVHPRTRKVISEHGLNTWFERTPNLRPVEPMGYLDFLALTSKARLVLTDSGGLQEETTAMGIPCLTLREQTERPITVEEGSNEVVGTDPVRIRLAADRVLDGEGKQGRVPEFWDGRAAERIADLFASFLGVEDRPIQAASA; encoded by the coding sequence ATGAAGAAGGTCATTCATATCGTTGGGGCGCGTCCGAACTTCATGAAGGTCGCGCCCATCTATCGCGCCATCGCCGAGCGGACTCCCCTGGAGCAAATCCTTGTCCACACGGGGCAACACTACGACGCCAAGATGAGCGACGTGTTCTTCGCCGACCTCGGCCTGCCTGCCCCGGACGTCCATCTGGGTATCGGGTCGGGCAGCCATGCGCAGCAGACGGCACGCATGATGGTGGAGCTGGAAAAGGTTTTCCTGGCCCACCCTCCGGCGCTCGTCTCCGTGGTGGGCGACGTGAACAGCACCATCGCGGCGGCGTTGGTGACGTCGAAGCTGGGCATCCCCCTGGCACACGTCGAAGCGGGGTTGCGCAGCTACTCGCCACACCAACCGGAGGAGATCAACCGCCTCGTCACCGACCGCCTGTCGGACCTGCTGCTGACGCCGTCACGTGACGCGGACGCCAACCTGCTCAAGGAAGGCACCGACCCGGCCCGCATCCACTTCGTGGGCAACGTGATGATCGACTCGCTCTTCGCCTCGCGCGAGAAGGCCGACAAGCTGCCGCTGCTCAAGGACCTGGGGCTCATCCCCCACGGCTACGCGGTGTGCACGCTGCACCGGCCCTCCAACGTGGACGACCCCAAGATTCTGGGCGGCCTCCTGTCCGCGGTGGCCCACGTCGCCACGCGCCTGCCGGTCATCTTCCCGGTGCACCCGCGCACGCGGAAGGTGATTTCGGAGCATGGCCTGAACACGTGGTTCGAGCGCACGCCGAACCTGCGGCCCGTGGAGCCCATGGGCTACCTGGACTTCCTGGCGCTCACGTCGAAGGCGCGCCTGGTGCTCACCGACTCCGGCGGCCTCCAGGAGGAGACGACGGCCATGGGCATCCCGTGCCTCACCCTGCGCGAGCAGACCGAGCGCCCCATCACCGTGGAGGAAGGCTCCAACGAGGTGGTGGGCACCGACCCGGTCCGCATCCGTCTGGCCGCCGACCGCGTGCTGGATGGTGAAGGCAAGCAGGGCCGCGTGCCCGAGTTCTGGGATGGCCGCGCCGCCGAGCGCATCGCGGACCTGTTCGCGAGCTTCCTGGGCGTCGAGGACCGGCCGATTCAGGCGGCCTCGGCCTGA
- the kdsB gene encoding 3-deoxy-manno-octulosonate cytidylyltransferase, with translation MQSCRTVAVIPARHASTRFPGKPLAIIAGRTMIEHVWRRCQEAQAFDEVWVATDDDRIRAAVEGFGGKAVMTSPACATGTDRVAEVALGRPDIDIWVNVQGDEPLVDPAALQRLAGLFQDASVRMGTLVRPLEADEAASPHVVKAVLALNGDALYFSRSLVPHAREPGTPVQRWGHIGLYGYRREVLLSLAKLAPTPLEDAEKLEQLRALEHGIPIRCAKVTSHTVAVDLPGDVEKVEALMRARGG, from the coding sequence ATGCAATCTTGCCGGACCGTTGCAGTCATTCCCGCCCGACATGCCAGCACCCGCTTCCCGGGCAAGCCGCTGGCAATCATCGCCGGCCGAACAATGATTGAGCACGTCTGGCGCCGCTGTCAGGAGGCCCAGGCCTTCGACGAGGTGTGGGTTGCCACCGATGACGACCGCATTCGCGCCGCCGTGGAGGGCTTTGGCGGCAAGGCGGTGATGACCAGCCCCGCCTGCGCCACGGGGACGGACCGGGTCGCCGAGGTGGCGCTCGGCCGTCCAGACATCGACATCTGGGTGAACGTCCAGGGGGACGAGCCCCTGGTGGACCCCGCCGCGCTCCAGCGGCTGGCGGGCCTCTTCCAGGACGCGTCCGTGCGGATGGGCACCCTGGTCCGCCCGCTCGAAGCGGACGAAGCCGCCAGCCCGCACGTGGTGAAGGCGGTGCTCGCGCTCAACGGCGACGCGCTCTACTTCAGCCGCAGCCTGGTCCCCCACGCCCGCGAGCCGGGCACGCCCGTCCAGCGCTGGGGCCACATTGGCCTCTACGGCTACCGGCGCGAGGTGCTGCTGTCGCTGGCGAAGCTGGCGCCCACGCCGCTGGAGGACGCGGAGAAGCTGGAGCAGCTCCGCGCGCTGGAGCACGGCATCCCCATCCGCTGCGCGAAGGTCACCTCGCACACGGTGGCCGTCGACCTCCCCGGTGACGTGGAGAAGGTGGAGGCCCTCATGCGCGCGCGGGGAGGCTGA